A window from Lachnoanaerobaculum umeaense encodes these proteins:
- a CDS encoding rhomboid family intramembrane serine protease: MDKKLKLSFNSPVILIFVILSFAVFLLDNFTGDFSNRLLFSVYKSSFLDPFTYFRLFGHVLGHASLDHFLGNIMLILVIGPMLEEKYGSVNILFVILATALVTGVVHFFVFPYSRLLGASGVVFAFILLSSFAGFREGKIPVTFILVAILYIGEQIYQGVFVQDNISNLTHILGGIVGAFLGFIMNKGKMNRY; the protein is encoded by the coding sequence ATGGACAAGAAGTTAAAACTATCATTTAATTCACCGGTTATTTTGATCTTTGTTATTTTAAGTTTTGCAGTATTTTTATTAGATAATTTCACAGGGGATTTTTCTAATAGATTATTATTTAGTGTATATAAATCATCGTTCCTAGATCCATTCACATATTTTAGATTATTCGGACATGTGTTGGGTCATGCAAGTTTAGACCACTTTTTGGGGAATATAATGCTTATACTGGTGATAGGTCCTATGCTGGAAGAAAAATATGGTTCAGTAAACATACTTTTTGTTATATTGGCGACTGCACTTGTGACCGGAGTGGTACATTTCTTTGTATTTCCGTATAGTAGATTGTTGGGGGCAAGTGGTGTGGTATTTGCTTTTATACTGCTTTCATCATTTGCAGGATTTAGAGAAGGAAAGATTCCGGTTACATTTATTTTGGTAGCAATTTTGTATATAGGAGAGCAGATATACCAAGGAGTTTTCGTACAGGATAATATTTCAAATTTGACTCATATCTTAGGAGGTATAGTTGGCGCATTTCTAGGATTTATAATGAATAAAGGGAAAATGAATAGATACTAA
- the murI gene encoding glutamate racemase gives MDLPIGIFDSGVGGLTVAKEIVAQMPNESTVYFGDTARVPYGSKSKDTIIKYSRQIVKFLKTKNVKAIVIACNTASAFALDILKTEIDIPIIGVIHAGAITATETTKVGRIGVVGTKGTISSGIYEKTIHEINSELEVIQKACPLLAPLVEEGLINDSVTDEIISRYVSELKSRHIDSLVLGCTHYPLLYKAFRRIMGEEVSLVNPAYETAKELKSLFERENLYASNVGEVFHDFYVSDMAERFSDFASSIMPGIVKKAGIVNIEEF, from the coding sequence TTGGATTTACCTATAGGAATATTTGACTCAGGTGTAGGAGGGCTTACAGTAGCAAAGGAGATAGTGGCTCAAATGCCAAATGAAAGTACAGTTTATTTTGGTGATACAGCCAGAGTTCCATATGGCTCCAAGTCTAAGGATACTATTATCAAATACTCCCGACAGATTGTAAAATTTTTAAAGACAAAAAATGTAAAAGCTATCGTAATTGCGTGTAATACCGCCAGTGCTTTTGCACTAGACATATTGAAGACAGAGATTGATATACCGATAATCGGAGTTATCCATGCAGGTGCTATTACTGCTACTGAGACTACAAAGGTTGGAAGAATAGGGGTGGTTGGCACCAAGGGAACTATATCCAGTGGTATATATGAGAAGACTATTCATGAGATAAATAGCGAACTCGAAGTAATACAAAAGGCGTGTCCGCTGCTTGCCCCTCTAGTAGAAGAGGGGCTGATAAATGACAGTGTTACGGATGAGATTATTTCAAGATATGTTAGTGAGTTGAAAAGTAGACATATTGACAGTCTGGTATTGGGATGTACCCATTATCCTTTATTATACAAAGCATTTAGAAGAATTATGGGAGAGGAAGTTTCTCTTGTAAATCCTGCATATGAGACCGCAAAGGAATTGAAATCTTTGTTTGAGCGTGAGAATCTATATGCCTCAAATGTAGGCGAAGTTTTTCATGATTTTTATGTCAGTGATATGGCAGAGAGATTTAGTGATTTTGCATCTTCTATTATGCCCGGCATAGTAAAGAAAGCAGGGATAGTCAATATAGAAGAATTTTAG
- a CDS encoding InlB B-repeat-containing protein translates to MKKNKNKILSVLRKCTAGALAAAMVITTAPYFGGIEAKASTLVDNAELDPGAPTGANSGITRVNESGGHFTSYDYTTYGQSLGTVYRYGNVTASSSGQFSNYQDGWGGNFFNYPNGNTHSVVRDPVNIHGISLYPGYNTLNQYTFDIGAILDPDAVSVDPRKTFGMGGNYKASKSAFGANWWSTYIGFGQSGEHKEANPTDMMPVISPRDIKYEADGFTYPVPGRSNNQSDTATPPDHNVMGIYNDSIGSNIPKGNGRVVEVKIPQKYVDYVNATYGAGTASSNDKIEVRMELKPTADKQKLLIVWTGYNPNNYPVEFWIGAQSDSQIAGTDVAPTIVTADHTRLHMMDYYNQNSYSGHIPQPGGGTIPSGSTSLYTMPDFANIPNVFKRPDSLTDLDIELVAGEGRVWAGDNQKPNNLGHDNFVFGQNADKNLLVQKYDAATAFSGRLNMAAKQSASTTFRVSMRAAVYYVDPTYTGTDSNGYIAQPFKDIQSAITAMKSTGAKKGYIYVMSSDANPVMVNSTITVPADLDVQIETSPYKTTAIAGKTTKGVYEIGDPINNDTSVIRRDPSFTGDMFKMDQANSHLSFYNINIDGNKANVTAKAPMLHVTAGRVTISDKTSLYGAKVAGTIDTDGDGTKDKYEADASAIFVEAAGELSLAAEADSISISDNETEVDTAELNLRAPSAVAIGNSSVATRPDINNQNIAMPLKLYGNVDIQNNKIKTTTVVGGVPVTTESDGNVALGVSELLVPSGKKFSGTVGVSVKELPKGDTSGRAIVDYEDRAAGSTILPYSAGNFKADATGTSNAVGIPTYMAVDNATGDDLTSAPDHENSLGIYLHTLRYNYTVTYVDEDGMPLSANHGSVSAATNKITLDNTLTQIGGSAVYQHNPTASPAETGGGSGENVTAHYSWRGVAGSPVEINAPTYPGYAVAEVTGIPTGVTGDNFTNTNGKIEGKTPEQNVDIVIKYRKNEVTYHFDVAGGAPNPGDKTETTYVSGTHPSTLGSLPTPTKTGYTFGGWYVFTDNDGNGKYDKPTTDPVTGVVNVNDGDPFTGGTALTGYYDAMNTLDPVYNLVAKWVGDGTPWNIDTKHKNDNAALELNFGTEHDTRLIEESIYKDPLTEIGVTIPGYKKKTVSNTPANVGTRAPLTDAHPLRYTIDSMPAKNINVVYKYMVDSTATFNYTVEHVDGGGNALRAAHTIVKRAEQPINAQPENISGYTFDHYEIDHSTGWDSHIASGDNPRLVGLDGAAGNLIVSDNPLSTSPNPGVFAAYMPNQDVKIKYVYTSDSSSNLVRRYLDAYRDKVLDSGITQVTPGTTYNLSINYTDKLYGYTWDPAVSRVDFTPTGYGESFNPTNGDITGNMPLALSGVNGIRADYRLGLDLSKWRDVEFRVTTDPNFNHGSINPLSAGAPTKVLVSDGSTAGNTAAYNFNRLQAENYVPTTSANRYYMFEGWYMDAAATTPVTGTTFWNTDTTPIIIYAKFVEDPSKWFDINFVAGSNGSISAPATLHIPFDYTWGQITPQLPTATPVINYNFNGWDDAAGNHMLASSTLTNHATYTAIFGKDPNTWGTNVGGFTPIGRIGGDGSGEIEIRGSKPGNVYVISKPDGEIVAVVTGDPSGNTTTVPDLIPGAHYNVQEGTPDTVANVGGNVSSVTGTSVSTPQDVFIPTVDNNYNVGYDPDNDGMAQIVINPADPDSDYALIDESGNVLNYPGSDNGWMTPVGNNPSTVTFNNLNPNETYTVVARKHGDATLADPLIKLPDGSQINANPGDMAEVAKYIVETRNGIIVSVKDNIVNSDEFNEAHAGETVTIHADPIDANGKNFLYWNVLAGRAVGVSGNITDADYSFQLSNSNIVLKAVYEPTKIIGDDANLHEELRGKASQGEFGLEPNQIPTLANHLTTPGDRDLQSINGANVDYRVIFDKRDTTNAESSLVKPVSISGSDHPTAYTAAYSLDIKLERYVDGRRVDAGIIATASNATVDIIAQLPAADIDQLDYQLFDITTGTPVEITLTTDVANNAGLIKFTGNLLHTYVMVYSKTFKVTFLDNVPVLDHRYLNDTSRNFYKQFKVRRKENVEDAWYSSDYTVVTDYAQNDVPNALETPFDDIYGVTYTYENWSKNDSALRIYDTTKEVTKRTTIYAYYSNNKPMVDKARIDLGKTIEEAYDLMYDPYLKAGEAANVQEAIDTAKEVLRRARGLIAPDGSTYLRMSNYPELQAAIDALREVLDRYRDKSKGRMDERIRRTGGASGGGNSSNGRGSKLLAPGEKSQQNTAINENSNVRAFVLGVDGNWERNSVTGGWSFVLNGGTPINDMWGMIVFNDNTGKKVSRWYYFDGKSTMATGWTYDSKNGRWYYMNTTEGPELGQMVTGWVKDSTTNKWYYMNDNTGILETGWHLDKQDGRWYYLDRSGEMLLGWQNISGKYYYFNTVVPQKSYEWDANAFKWNYLNNTVRPYGSMYAGESTPDGYSVDANGTWIQ, encoded by the coding sequence ATGAAAAAAAATAAGAACAAAATTTTAAGTGTGTTGAGAAAATGCACTGCAGGAGCATTGGCTGCCGCCATGGTTATAACCACAGCACCTTATTTTGGGGGGATTGAAGCGAAAGCGTCTACCCTTGTAGACAATGCTGAACTGGATCCGGGAGCACCTACAGGTGCAAATAGCGGAATAACGAGAGTAAATGAGTCGGGTGGACATTTCACTTCATATGATTATACTACTTATGGTCAGTCACTTGGTACTGTATATAGATATGGAAATGTTACAGCCTCAAGTTCGGGTCAGTTTTCAAACTATCAGGATGGTTGGGGAGGAAATTTTTTTAATTATCCTAATGGAAATACTCATTCGGTAGTAAGGGATCCTGTAAATATTCATGGGATTTCATTATATCCGGGATATAACACATTGAATCAATATACATTTGATATTGGTGCGATTCTTGATCCGGATGCTGTATCAGTTGATCCAAGAAAGACTTTTGGTATGGGAGGTAACTATAAAGCATCAAAATCGGCATTTGGAGCAAACTGGTGGTCCACCTATATAGGATTTGGACAAAGTGGAGAGCATAAGGAAGCTAATCCTACAGATATGATGCCTGTAATATCTCCAAGAGATATAAAATATGAGGCAGATGGATTTACATACCCTGTACCGGGAAGAAGTAATAATCAATCTGATACTGCTACACCGCCTGATCATAATGTTATGGGAATCTATAATGACAGTATAGGTTCAAATATACCAAAGGGAAATGGTAGAGTTGTTGAAGTTAAAATACCTCAAAAATATGTAGATTATGTAAATGCAACATATGGTGCAGGCACTGCATCAAGTAATGATAAGATAGAAGTCAGGATGGAGTTAAAGCCTACAGCAGATAAGCAAAAACTTCTTATTGTGTGGACAGGTTATAATCCTAATAACTATCCGGTAGAATTCTGGATAGGAGCACAGTCTGATTCACAGATTGCCGGAACAGATGTGGCACCTACAATAGTTACCGCAGACCATACAAGACTTCATATGATGGATTATTATAACCAAAATAGCTATAGTGGCCATATTCCACAACCGGGTGGAGGTACTATACCATCAGGTTCTACATCACTTTATACTATGCCGGATTTTGCGAATATACCAAATGTATTTAAAAGACCTGATTCATTGACAGATTTGGATATAGAGTTGGTAGCGGGAGAGGGTAGAGTATGGGCAGGAGACAATCAAAAGCCAAATAACTTGGGTCATGATAACTTTGTCTTCGGTCAAAATGCCGACAAGAATCTTCTGGTTCAAAAATATGATGCTGCAACTGCCTTTTCAGGTAGATTGAATATGGCTGCAAAACAAAGTGCATCTACAACCTTTAGAGTCTCTATGAGAGCGGCAGTGTACTATGTAGATCCTACATATACAGGAACTGATTCAAATGGATATATTGCACAGCCTTTTAAAGATATACAGTCAGCTATAACAGCTATGAAGTCTACAGGAGCTAAAAAGGGTTATATATATGTAATGTCAAGTGACGCCAATCCTGTAATGGTAAACAGTACTATTACAGTACCGGCTGATTTGGATGTACAGATAGAAACCAGCCCTTATAAGACTACTGCAATAGCAGGAAAGACGACAAAAGGTGTGTATGAAATTGGAGATCCTATAAATAATGATACAAGCGTTATCAGGCGTGATCCTTCATTTACAGGTGATATGTTTAAGATGGATCAGGCTAATTCACATCTTAGTTTCTACAATATAAATATAGATGGAAACAAGGCAAATGTTACTGCAAAAGCCCCTATGCTACATGTTACAGCCGGTAGGGTAACAATAAGTGACAAGACCAGCTTATATGGTGCAAAGGTTGCAGGAACAATAGATACTGATGGTGATGGAACAAAGGATAAGTATGAGGCTGATGCATCTGCAATTTTTGTAGAGGCGGCAGGAGAGCTTAGCCTGGCTGCAGAAGCAGATTCTATAAGTATTTCAGATAATGAAACAGAAGTAGATACTGCTGAACTAAACTTGAGGGCTCCTTCAGCAGTTGCTATAGGAAACTCAAGCGTTGCTACAAGGCCTGATATAAACAATCAAAATATAGCAATGCCATTAAAGCTATATGGTAATGTAGATATTCAAAATAATAAAATAAAGACTACAACAGTTGTTGGTGGCGTACCTGTTACCACAGAGTCAGACGGAAATGTGGCACTGGGAGTTTCAGAGCTTTTAGTACCAAGTGGAAAGAAATTCAGTGGAACTGTAGGTGTTTCTGTCAAAGAATTACCAAAGGGAGATACCTCAGGTAGAGCAATAGTTGACTATGAAGATAGAGCAGCAGGTTCTACTATACTTCCATATTCAGCAGGTAATTTCAAAGCTGATGCAACAGGTACCAGCAATGCAGTCGGAATACCTACTTATATGGCTGTGGATAATGCGACCGGAGATGACTTAACATCTGCACCGGATCATGAAAATTCACTTGGTATATATCTTCATACATTAAGATATAACTATACTGTAACTTATGTAGATGAAGATGGTATGCCTCTTTCTGCAAATCATGGCAGTGTGAGTGCAGCTACAAATAAGATTACTCTTGATAATACACTTACTCAAATTGGTGGCTCAGCAGTTTATCAACACAATCCGACAGCTTCACCTGCAGAAACAGGTGGAGGCAGTGGTGAGAATGTGACAGCACATTATAGCTGGAGAGGTGTTGCGGGAAGCCCGGTTGAGATAAATGCGCCTACATATCCGGGCTATGCAGTAGCAGAAGTTACCGGAATACCTACAGGAGTTACCGGTGATAATTTTACAAACACTAATGGAAAAATAGAAGGAAAGACACCTGAGCAAAATGTAGATATAGTTATTAAGTATAGAAAAAATGAGGTAACATATCATTTTGATGTGGCAGGTGGTGCTCCAAATCCTGGAGATAAGACTGAGACTACTTATGTTTCAGGAACACATCCTTCTACACTGGGTAGTCTACCAACACCTACAAAGACTGGATATACCTTTGGAGGTTGGTATGTTTTCACGGATAATGATGGAAATGGAAAATATGATAAGCCTACTACAGATCCGGTTACAGGAGTAGTAAATGTTAATGATGGTGATCCGTTCACAGGAGGAACAGCTCTTACAGGATATTATGATGCAATGAATACTCTGGATCCTGTATACAACCTTGTAGCAAAATGGGTGGGAGACGGTACACCATGGAATATAGATACAAAACATAAAAATGATAATGCAGCTTTGGAACTTAATTTTGGAACTGAGCATGATACAAGACTTATAGAAGAGTCTATATATAAAGATCCATTGACAGAAATTGGAGTTACTATACCGGGATATAAAAAGAAGACCGTAAGTAATACTCCGGCGAATGTTGGAACTAGAGCACCTCTTACAGATGCACATCCACTCAGATATACTATTGACAGTATGCCGGCAAAGAATATAAATGTGGTGTATAAGTATATGGTAGACAGTACAGCAACATTTAACTATACCGTTGAACATGTTGATGGTGGCGGAAATGCACTGAGAGCAGCACATACTATAGTAAAAAGAGCTGAACAGCCAATTAATGCACAACCTGAGAATATCTCAGGCTATACATTTGATCACTATGAAATAGATCACAGTACAGGATGGGATTCACATATTGCAAGTGGAGATAATCCAAGACTTGTAGGACTTGATGGTGCAGCAGGGAACTTAATTGTGTCTGACAACCCACTTTCTACATCACCAAATCCGGGAGTATTTGCGGCATATATGCCAAATCAGGATGTGAAGATAAAGTATGTTTATACATCAGATTCAAGTTCAAATCTTGTAAGAAGATACTTAGATGCGTATAGAGATAAGGTGCTTGATAGTGGTATCACACAGGTAACACCGGGAACTACATATAATTTATCAATCAATTATACTGATAAGCTCTATGGATATACCTGGGATCCTGCAGTATCAAGAGTTGATTTTACTCCTACAGGATATGGAGAAAGCTTCAATCCAACAAACGGAGATATAACAGGAAATATGCCTCTTGCTTTAAGTGGTGTAAATGGTATAAGAGCGGACTATAGACTTGGACTTGATCTTTCAAAGTGGAGAGATGTAGAGTTTAGGGTTACTACAGATCCTAACTTCAATCATGGTAGTATAAATCCTCTTTCAGCAGGTGCACCTACTAAGGTTTTAGTAAGTGATGGAAGCACTGCAGGAAATACAGCAGCTTACAATTTCAATAGACTTCAGGCTGAGAACTATGTACCTACTACAAGTGCAAACAGATATTATATGTTTGAAGGTTGGTATATGGATGCAGCCGCGACTACACCTGTAACCGGAACAACTTTCTGGAATACAGATACTACACCAATCATAATATATGCTAAGTTTGTGGAAGACCCAAGCAAGTGGTTTGATATAAACTTTGTAGCAGGAAGCAATGGTTCTATTTCAGCACCGGCTACATTACATATACCATTTGATTATACTTGGGGACAGATTACTCCACAGCTTCCAACAGCTACACCGGTAATAAATTATAACTTTAATGGATGGGATGATGCAGCAGGTAACCATATGTTAGCTTCATCAACTCTGACAAATCACGCTACATATACAGCTATATTTGGAAAAGATCCTAATACATGGGGAACTAATGTAGGAGGATTTACTCCAATAGGAAGAATAGGTGGAGATGGTAGTGGAGAAATTGAAATAAGAGGAAGCAAACCTGGAAATGTATATGTTATTTCTAAGCCGGATGGTGAAATAGTGGCAGTAGTCACAGGTGATCCAAGTGGTAATACTACTACAGTTCCTGATTTAATTCCGGGAGCACATTATAATGTGCAGGAGGGAACTCCGGATACAGTTGCAAATGTTGGTGGAAATGTTTCGAGCGTTACAGGTACATCAGTTTCCACACCTCAGGATGTATTTATTCCTACAGTAGATAATAACTACAATGTAGGATATGATCCTGATAATGACGGAATGGCACAGATTGTGATAAATCCGGCAGATCCTGACTCTGATTATGCCCTAATAGATGAGTCTGGAAATGTTTTGAATTATCCGGGAAGTGACAATGGATGGATGACTCCGGTAGGAAATAATCCGTCTACAGTAACATTTAATAACTTGAATCCAAATGAAACCTATACGGTTGTTGCAAGAAAACATGGTGATGCTACACTTGCAGATCCTCTGATAAAGCTCCCTGACGGTTCACAGATAAATGCGAACCCCGGAGATATGGCAGAGGTAGCTAAGTATATTGTAGAAACGAGAAATGGAATTATTGTTTCTGTAAAGGACAATATAGTAAATTCAGATGAATTTAATGAAGCACATGCCGGCGAAACAGTCACAATCCATGCAGACCCTATAGATGCAAATGGTAAGAACTTCCTATATTGGAATGTATTGGCAGGAAGAGCAGTTGGAGTAAGTGGAAATATCACAGATGCTGACTATTCATTCCAGTTATCAAATTCAAATATAGTATTAAAGGCAGTTTATGAACCGACAAAGATAATTGGAGATGATGCCAATTTACATGAGGAACTTAGAGGAAAGGCAAGCCAGGGAGAGTTTGGTCTTGAGCCTAATCAGATTCCTACACTGGCAAATCATTTGACAACTCCGGGTGACAGAGATCTTCAATCTATAAATGGAGCTAATGTAGACTATAGAGTAATCTTTGATAAGAGAGATACTACAAATGCAGAGTCAAGTCTTGTAAAACCGGTATCTATATCCGGATCAGACCATCCTACTGCTTATACTGCGGCATACTCACTTGATATAAAGCTTGAGAGATATGTGGACGGTAGAAGAGTGGATGCAGGAATTATAGCTACAGCATCTAATGCTACAGTGGATATAATTGCCCAACTACCTGCAGCAGATATTGATCAGCTTGACTACCAGTTATTTGATATCACAACAGGTACTCCGGTTGAAATAACACTTACTACAGATGTTGCAAATAATGCCGGATTGATTAAGTTTACAGGAAATCTATTGCACACATATGTGATGGTTTACTCAAAGACATTTAAGGTTACATTCCTTGATAATGTACCGGTACTTGACCACAGATATTTGAATGATACATCTAGAAACTTCTACAAACAGTTTAAAGTTAGAAGAAAAGAGAATGTAGAGGATGCTTGGTATTCATCAGATTATACAGTGGTAACAGATTATGCCCAAAATGACGTACCAAATGCACTTGAGACTCCATTTGATGATATTTATGGTGTAACTTATACCTATGAGAATTGGTCTAAAAATGACAGTGCACTTAGGATATATGACACTACAAAAGAAGTTACAAAGAGAACTACTATCTATGCTTACTATTCAAACAATAAGCCTATGGTGGATAAGGCAAGAATAGACCTTGGAAAAACTATTGAAGAGGCATATGATTTGATGTATGACCCATATCTTAAGGCAGGTGAAGCAGCTAATGTACAGGAAGCTATTGATACTGCTAAAGAGGTATTAAGACGTGCCAGAGGCCTCATTGCTCCTGATGGAAGTACATATCTTAGAATGTCTAATTATCCTGAACTTCAGGCTGCTATAGATGCACTTAGAGAGGTTTTGGATAGATATAGAGATAAATCCAAGGGCAGAATGGATGAAAGAATAAGAAGAACCGGTGGTGCCAGTGGTGGTGGTAATTCATCAAACGGAAGAGGAAGTAAACTTTTGGCACCGGGAGAGAAGTCACAACAAAATACAGCCATTAATGAAAACAGTAATGTAAGAGCATTTGTACTTGGTGTAGACGGAAACTGGGAAAGAAATAGCGTAACAGGTGGATGGTCTTTCGTACTTAACGGAGGAACACCTATAAATGATATGTGGGGTATGATCGTATTCAATGATAATACCGGAAAGAAAGTATCACGCTGGTATTACTTTGATGGTAAGTCAACCATGGCAACAGGTTGGACATATGACTCAAAGAATGGTAGATGGTATTATATGAACACAACAGAAGGTCCTGAACTTGGACAGATGGTAACAGGCTGGGTAAAGGATTCTACGACAAATAAATGGTATTATATGAATGATAATACAGGAATTCTTGAAACCGGCTGGCATTTAGATAAGCAGGATGGCAGATGGTACTACCTTGACCGAAGCGGTGAGATGCTTCTTGGATGGCAAAATATTTCAGGAAAATATTATTATTTTAATACTGTCGTACCACAAAAATCCTATGAATGGGATGCAAATGCATTTAAATGGAACTATTTGAATAATACTGTCAGACCATATGGCTCTATGTATGCAGGTGAGAGTACACCTGATGGATATAGTGTAGATGCTAATGGAACATGGATTCAGTGA
- a CDS encoding DUF1934 domain-containing protein: protein MKEFVDIEISGTHLRYDESDPIAVNISGNHYIDGDIHNITYVEEAQGFDEIILNTIIVQKNRVEIIKEGVVNSKMVFTNNSRFKVVYNTPFGRLDMETETKLLLIDMNEYEINVYVEYILYIEGDRASNSKMRIHIVEAVDKKGG, encoded by the coding sequence ATGAAAGAATTTGTAGATATTGAGATTAGCGGCACTCATCTGAGATATGATGAGAGTGATCCCATTGCCGTGAATATTTCAGGAAATCACTATATTGATGGTGATATACATAATATAACTTACGTGGAAGAAGCCCAGGGTTTTGATGAAATTATCCTTAATACAATAATTGTACAAAAAAATAGGGTTGAGATTATCAAAGAGGGTGTGGTAAATTCCAAGATGGTATTTACCAATAACAGTAGGTTTAAAGTAGTATATAACACTCCCTTTGGAAGATTGGATATGGAGACAGAGACAAAGCTCCTCTTGATTGATATGAATGAATATGAGATAAATGTATATGTTGAGTATATACTTTATATAGAGGGAGATAGAGCATCGAATTCTAAGATGCGAATTCATATAGTTGAGGCAGTAGACAAGAAGGGTGGCTGA
- a CDS encoding GntR family transcriptional regulator → MTDFSHADIDEYMPLRDVVFKTLRQAILRGELQPGERLMEIALAKKLGVSRTPIREAIRMLELEGLVLMIPRKGAEVAGITEKNLRDTLEVRRALEELAIELSCTKITDKEIEELEQAEEEFVDSIENKDIIDIARADEKFHDIIFTSTGNDKLVQMINNLREQMYRYRLEYVKAEATRNQLMDEHGMILKALKSRDKSEAKRIIAEHINNQEVNVSKKIKETPTKQ, encoded by the coding sequence ATGACAGATTTTTCGCATGCAGATATAGATGAATATATGCCACTTAGAGATGTGGTTTTTAAAACTTTGAGACAGGCTATCTTAAGAGGAGAACTACAGCCCGGTGAAAGATTGATGGAGATAGCGCTAGCAAAAAAACTTGGAGTATCCAGAACACCTATAAGAGAGGCTATCAGAATGCTTGAACTTGAGGGACTGGTACTTATGATCCCAAGAAAGGGAGCTGAAGTAGCAGGTATTACTGAGAAGAATCTAAGAGACACTTTAGAGGTAAGAAGAGCACTGGAAGAGCTGGCTATAGAGCTTTCATGCACAAAGATTACGGATAAGGAAATCGAAGAACTTGAACAGGCAGAAGAAGAATTTGTAGATTCAATAGAAAATAAAGATATTATTGATATTGCACGTGCAGATGAGAAATTTCATGATATAATATTTACAAGCACAGGAAATGATAAACTAGTGCAGATGATAAATAATCTTAGAGAGCAAATGTATCGTTACAGACTGGAGTATGTTAAGGCGGAAGCTACAAGAAATCAGCTTATGGACGAGCATGGAATGATACTTAAGGCTCTAAAGAGTAGAGATAAATCTGAGGCTAAGAGAATCATTGCTGAGCATATAAATAATCAGGAGGTCAATGTTTCCAAGAAGATTAAGGAAACACCTACAAAACAATGA
- a CDS encoding D-alanine--D-alanine ligase family protein has protein sequence MRKLAIIFGGQSSEHEISIISATNVSKQVDTSKYELIFIGITKEGRWLKVDSIASIEDGSWLNSKTSAYILPDATKKCIMIETDGEYKEIAVDVVFPVMHGLYGEDGTIQGLLELADIPYVGCGVLASAVGMDKLYTKLVVDKLGIRQAAYEPVLDYEVKDDFKGVIKRIEDRFEYPVFVKPSNAGSSKGVSKASDREELEKGIIEALNHDRKILVEETIVGHEVECGVLGRPGNVMASGVGEIKSATTFYDYDAKYKLGSLTLLDSKLPDGVREKLPECAKKIFTALDGFGLSRVDFFAKEDGEIVFNEINTMPGFTAISMYPMLFEAAGIDKKVLIDRLIELAFERG, from the coding sequence ATGAGGAAATTGGCAATAATATTTGGAGGACAGTCCTCTGAACATGAAATATCTATAATATCTGCAACCAATGTTTCAAAGCAGGTAGATACAAGTAAGTATGAGCTGATATTTATAGGCATTACAAAAGAGGGAAGATGGCTCAAAGTTGACAGTATAGCTTCTATAGAAGATGGAAGCTGGTTGAACTCAAAAACAAGTGCATATATTTTGCCGGATGCGACAAAAAAGTGTATAATGATAGAAACAGATGGAGAGTATAAAGAGATAGCGGTAGATGTGGTTTTCCCCGTAATGCATGGACTTTATGGTGAGGATGGAACTATTCAGGGATTGCTTGAGCTTGCAGATATCCCATATGTAGGATGTGGTGTATTGGCGAGTGCAGTAGGCATGGATAAACTTTATACAAAACTTGTAGTTGATAAGCTTGGTATAAGGCAGGCTGCATATGAGCCCGTACTTGATTATGAAGTGAAGGATGATTTTAAAGGTGTAATAAAGAGGATAGAAGACAGATTTGAATATCCTGTATTTGTGAAACCTTCAAATGCCGGTTCTTCAAAGGGAGTATCAAAAGCCTCAGACAGAGAAGAACTGGAAAAGGGCATAATCGAGGCATTAAATCATGACAGAAAAATACTTGTAGAAGAGACTATTGTAGGACATGAAGTAGAATGTGGGGTACTTGGCAGACCGGGAAATGTAATGGCAAGTGGAGTTGGTGAGATAAAGTCGGCTACAACATTTTATGACTATGACGCAAAGTACAAGTTGGGTTCACTTACTTTACTTGATTCAAAGCTGCCTGACGGAGTAAGAGAGAAACTTCCGGAATGTGCTAAAAAGATTTTTACAGCTTTGGACGGTTTCGGATTATCAAGAGTTGACTTCTTTGCAAAGGAAGATGGAGAGATTGTATTTAATGAAATAAATACAATGCCGGGATTTACCGCAATAAGCATGTACCCTATGCTATTTGAAGCAGCAGGTATTGACAAAAAAGTACTTATTGACAGGCTTATTGAATTAGCTTTTGAGAGAGGGTGA